Within the Dehalococcoidales bacterium genome, the region GGTCAACCACGCTGTGATAGCCAACGCTGACATCAGACATCAGTATCGAATTCCGGACAACAGCCTTTTCTCCAACCCGCACCCCCGGTGACAGTATCGAGTTTTCCACCCGTCCCTTGATGACACAACCCGGACTAATAAGACTGTTCTGAATGCTGCCCTGGTTAACCTTCTGCATCAAGGCTAAATCCGGTTCTTCAGTCAGGATATGCCACTGGCTGTCAAGACTGAAAGACGGCTGCGGGCCGACCAGTTCCATATTGGCTTCGTAGTAAGCGTCTTTGGTCCCGATATCTTGCCAGTAACCCTGAAACTGATAGGCGAATACCCGGTCATGCCGTACCATCTCCGGCATAATGGCATAACCGAAGTCATGCGGCGAGTCCGGCCGGGCTGCATCCTCAATGAGACGCTCAATAAGTACCTTTTTGTTAAAAACATAAATGCCCATTGAAGCCAGGGTACTCTCCGGGTTCCGCGACTTCTCGACAAAGTCCGTCACCTGGAAATCGGAATTCACACGCAGCGAACCGAAGCGGTACATCTGCTCAATCGGTACCGTAACAACGCCGACGGTCACATCCGCCCTTGCCTTTTCGTGAAAATCAATCAGTCTCCGGTAGTCCATTTTGTAGATATGGTCCCCGGCCAGCACCAGCACTGCCTCGGCATCACATTTGCGCAGATAGTCAAGGTTCTGATAGGCGGCATCGGCAGTACCTTTATAGGAGCCTTTTTCAGGCTCAAGAATAGCGAAGTTCAGCATACCGGCGTTGGCCTGTCTCCAACGATTGAGGTATTCCGCCATCCGGGTGCGCTGATAATCAGTCAATACGGCAATGTTTCTGATACCGGAATGAATACAGTTACTCAAGCTGAAATCGATAACGCGAAAACCGCCGGCAAAAGACAGGGCCGGTTTCGGTCTCATATGGCATAATATATCCATCCTCTTGCCCCGCCCTCCGGCGAGAACCATGGCTAATATTTTAGTCATTGGTCATTCCCCCCCATTTAGTAATCAACGCCTTCATCCTGGTTTATGCCTGGCGGCAGGGTAATTTAGCTTCCTTTACCGGACTAATTCAGTGCTTGCCAGGAAATCCGGCGATTATTCTCGTAATAAACCATTAAGATTGCAGGAAATTTTTACCTTCTTTTCGTTTACTAGGCATCCATTTTGGACCTCCTTATTGATTGTCCGTCTTTACTACCGGTGCTCTTGCGGACAGGTCAAGAGTTTTAATGCCGGAGTTCAAACCGGCTGGGACAGTTTATCCTGAAGGAAAGCAAGCCTCTTCGCCACGCTCCTTGCCGCTTGCAGCTTGCCCGCCGCTTTGTTCAGGTCACGCGCCAGCTTCTCATCCCTAATGATGTCTCCCACCCAGTTGCTGAAGTCGTTCTTTGTCGCGTTGACATGAAAGGCAAAGGTTTCATCTGACATGCTATCAAGGGCATCCTTGAGTTCAGCCATGCTGGCCAGTATGCGGCCATCGGAACACCGGAAGACATTGTCACCGGGTACGCTGCCGAGCATCCTATGGGCGTCTTGCTTTAATATTCTGGCCATATTGTTTTTAAAAACCTTTCCTTTCTTGTTATTTACCTGCCGGATCAATCCCCGAACCGCCTATTCCCTGGACGGAAGCAATTGTACATCTTCCGTCATAGCTTCGACCGCGCCAATCGCCCGCACCGTCAGTTGAGCCAGGCTCTCACGGTCAGAAGCCTGCACAGCAAAGATAACATCCGCCAACCCTTCTACCCGGTCTACCATCACCACACCGGGC harbors:
- a CDS encoding glucose-1-phosphate adenylyltransferase family protein, translating into MTKILAMVLAGGRGKRMDILCHMRPKPALSFAGGFRVIDFSLSNCIHSGIRNIAVLTDYQRTRMAEYLNRWRQANAGMLNFAILEPEKGSYKGTADAAYQNLDYLRKCDAEAVLVLAGDHIYKMDYRRLIDFHEKARADVTVGVVTVPIEQMYRFGSLRVNSDFQVTDFVEKSRNPESTLASMGIYVFNKKVLIERLIEDAARPDSPHDFGYAIMPEMVRHDRVFAYQFQGYWQDIGTKDAYYEANMELVGPQPSFSLDSQWHILTEEPDLALMQKVNQGSIQNSLISPGCVIKGRVENSILSPGVRVGEKAVVRNSILMSDVSVGYHSVVDRCILDEGVDISQYCYIGFGNGIFATEQDITVVGKGVAVPKCTAVGRNCTIMPHVEQVDFHGNIVPSGTTLSPRLATGVAGKKG